A genomic window from Tolypothrix sp. PCC 7910 includes:
- a CDS encoding MASE1 domain-containing protein, translating into MYRRLVMTSVGLLALILAHKMALIYQIQPGISLWFPPSGVAIALTFWFGPYGILLTGVASLLMSRFWGLDGWEQLISLVDVIEPLLAWLLYRRFNQGSLKFSSLKDAAIFTFTVPIAASAFLAVVGSLAWVAVGKMPAATLTQNIPHWWLGNAIGVMAITPTALLVLTPYLQSRGWLANAEPSDPTLNALHSQQSRRYILEISIIILLCVAIAILTVTQTHQTSFKFQQLSFLSFVPVLWAASRFGVTSGMVISTFCVLVTLFCYLIVYPNATLMPQFPVPPEVLHVHKLSLFVQCAVGLLVGTAITERAKSHIALAVERVRLGEYQARAALTEKLIQLNDSLVETNVQLEASNRDKDELLKREHSLRQRLANILESMTDAFIAVNHDWQITYVNQQAVKITGLGSEKLLGNNFWRQWPGAENTTFEREYRRALNDGIPVHFEAFCEADQKWFEAHAYPSEDGLGIFFRNITRRKQAEVEREHLLTREQAARADAEKANRLKDEFLAVLSHELRTPLNPILGWASLIKMYKYQGEKLLHGLDIIERNAKLQIQLIEDLLDVSRIQQGKMVLNIQPVNLVNTIMAALETMHLALEAKNIQVKTFFHENIGLVAGDGARLQQIVWNLLSNAVKFTPPGGKIEVKLEQVDTDAVIQVKDNGKGISQEFLPHVFEYFRQGDGTITREFGGLGLGLAIVKNLTELHGGIVDVESLGEGEGAKFTINLPLMSEQPKIAKKCEKLHNYSNLSGLRILVVDDDKDTGEFLTIMLANLGASVTAVHSAGEALERIAQSPPDLLLSDIAMPGIDGYMLIRLIRTMPPEKGGKIPAIALTAFAGEMNQKQALDAGFQMHLAKPVELGKLLSATTELLELGVRS; encoded by the coding sequence ATGTACAGAAGGCTTGTAATGACATCTGTAGGGTTATTAGCCTTAATCTTGGCTCATAAAATGGCCCTCATCTACCAAATTCAGCCAGGAATATCCTTATGGTTTCCGCCATCAGGAGTAGCGATCGCGCTCACTTTTTGGTTCGGCCCCTATGGTATCTTACTCACAGGGGTGGCATCTTTATTGATGTCGAGATTTTGGGGCTTGGATGGTTGGGAACAGCTAATTAGTTTGGTTGATGTGATCGAACCTTTGCTTGCTTGGTTACTTTATCGTCGTTTCAATCAAGGTTCGCTGAAATTTAGTAGTCTCAAAGATGCAGCAATTTTTACATTTACTGTACCAATAGCCGCCTCTGCTTTCTTAGCTGTGGTTGGTAGTTTAGCTTGGGTAGCTGTAGGAAAAATGCCAGCGGCTACCCTGACTCAAAATATTCCTCATTGGTGGTTGGGTAATGCTATTGGAGTTATGGCTATTACACCTACTGCGCTACTAGTTTTAACTCCATACCTGCAATCTAGAGGCTGGCTAGCCAATGCTGAACCCTCAGATCCTACGTTGAATGCGCTTCACTCCCAGCAATCCCGGCGCTACATCCTAGAAATTAGCATCATTATTTTATTGTGTGTAGCGATCGCAATTCTTACTGTTACCCAAACTCACCAAACCAGCTTTAAGTTTCAACAACTATCATTTTTAAGCTTTGTTCCTGTTTTATGGGCAGCCAGTCGCTTTGGTGTTACCAGTGGAATGGTAATCTCTACTTTCTGCGTATTGGTAACTTTATTTTGTTATTTAATTGTCTACCCTAATGCTACCTTAATGCCCCAGTTTCCTGTACCACCAGAAGTTTTACATGTTCACAAACTGAGTTTATTTGTGCAGTGTGCTGTTGGCTTACTTGTGGGAACTGCAATTACAGAAAGGGCAAAAAGTCACATAGCGTTAGCTGTAGAAAGAGTCAGGCTTGGTGAGTATCAAGCCCGTGCAGCACTCACAGAAAAACTCATTCAGCTAAATGATTCACTAGTAGAAACTAATGTTCAGCTAGAAGCATCTAATCGAGACAAAGATGAATTACTCAAGCGCGAACATTCCCTGCGTCAACGTCTAGCTAATATTCTCGAAAGCATGACTGATGCATTTATTGCTGTAAATCATGACTGGCAAATTACTTATGTTAATCAACAAGCCGTCAAAATTACTGGTTTAGGCTCAGAAAAACTCTTAGGTAACAATTTTTGGCGACAGTGGCCTGGTGCTGAAAATACAACCTTTGAGAGGGAATATCGTCGAGCTTTAAATGATGGCATACCCGTACATTTTGAGGCTTTTTGCGAAGCTGATCAGAAGTGGTTTGAAGCCCATGCTTATCCATCGGAAGATGGTTTGGGTATTTTTTTTAGAAACATCACCAGGCGCAAACAAGCAGAAGTTGAACGCGAGCATTTACTGACAAGAGAACAAGCTGCACGCGCTGACGCTGAAAAAGCAAACCGACTCAAAGATGAATTTTTAGCTGTACTTTCTCACGAATTACGTACTCCACTCAACCCGATTTTAGGTTGGGCATCATTAATTAAAATGTACAAATATCAGGGAGAAAAGCTGCTGCACGGTCTAGACATTATTGAACGCAATGCTAAGTTACAAATTCAATTAATTGAAGACTTGTTAGATGTTTCCCGGATTCAACAAGGGAAAATGGTGTTAAATATCCAGCCTGTCAATTTAGTTAATACTATTATGGCGGCTTTGGAGACAATGCATTTAGCATTAGAAGCTAAAAATATTCAAGTTAAAACATTTTTTCATGAAAACATTGGGCTGGTGGCTGGTGATGGCGCTCGTCTACAGCAAATTGTCTGGAACCTGCTTTCTAACGCCGTAAAATTTACACCACCAGGAGGAAAAATAGAAGTAAAGCTAGAACAGGTAGATACTGATGCTGTAATTCAAGTTAAAGATAATGGTAAAGGCATTAGTCAAGAGTTTTTACCCCATGTATTTGAATATTTCCGCCAAGGTGATGGCACAATTACCAGAGAATTTGGGGGCTTGGGTTTGGGGTTAGCGATTGTGAAAAATCTCACAGAACTGCATGGTGGAATAGTTGATGTAGAGAGCTTGGGAGAAGGTGAGGGGGCCAAATTTACCATTAATTTACCACTAATGTCTGAGCAACCCAAAATAGCTAAGAAATGCGAAAAATTACATAATTATAGTAATTTATCTGGGCTACGCATTTTAGTAGTAGATGATGACAAAGATACAGGTGAATTTCTCACAATTATGCTTGCCAATTTAGGAGCATCAGTAACAGCAGTACATTCCGCTGGAGAAGCTTTAGAAAGAATTGCCCAATCCCCACCAGATTTACTTTTAAGTGATATTGCCATGCCAGGTATAGATG
- a CDS encoding ATP-binding protein has protein sequence MLGVTGGNLEGGYILDLSTPLQLIGRSAEFQHIVEVLAQDGDLLITGVPGSGRRTLVRGAAQEVGAIVLEIDCIRAIDGQRFVQLLADAISQNWQAEKVQGWIVQNASEFFVWNLEGKLKLLPSLNQKEIWQAFEILLSLPQIIAVDLQQRVVLILHSFPHIRSWDRNNLWETTFRGEIRAQYEVSYVLIATIAETSQQTDETDYALETVQLPPLSKDVLAVWAREILHMQELKFDSRSQALQLFLDAVQGHIGDAMALIRRLQTLCRSDGLITEEEVQQAIEALLKDLSIIFESLLMLLPANQVHLLECLALDPTEKPQSKEYIQKHGLSRGGSLQGALTGLQHKGLIYNAEQGYRLALPLLALWLQRRLR, from the coding sequence ATGCTGGGCGTTACAGGTGGGAACTTAGAAGGCGGGTACATTTTGGATTTGTCTACTCCTTTGCAATTAATTGGACGTTCGGCGGAATTTCAGCACATAGTAGAAGTGCTGGCGCAGGATGGTGATTTGCTGATAACAGGCGTACCGGGGAGTGGAAGACGAACCTTGGTGCGAGGTGCAGCGCAAGAAGTGGGTGCGATCGTGCTGGAAATAGATTGTATCCGCGCTATAGACGGGCAGCGATTTGTACAATTGTTAGCGGATGCCATTAGCCAAAATTGGCAAGCAGAAAAAGTCCAAGGTTGGATTGTTCAGAATGCTAGTGAGTTTTTTGTCTGGAATCTTGAAGGTAAACTCAAATTATTGCCTTCTCTCAACCAAAAGGAAATATGGCAAGCATTTGAAATTTTACTGTCATTGCCACAAATCATTGCTGTAGATTTGCAGCAACGGGTAGTGCTAATCTTGCACAGTTTTCCTCATATCCGCTCTTGGGATAGAAATAATTTATGGGAAACTACTTTCCGAGGCGAAATTAGGGCGCAATATGAAGTCAGTTATGTTCTCATTGCTACTATTGCTGAGACTAGCCAGCAAACAGATGAGACTGACTATGCTTTAGAAACTGTACAGTTACCTCCCTTAAGTAAAGATGTTTTAGCAGTTTGGGCGAGAGAGATTTTACATATGCAAGAACTAAAATTTGATTCTCGCTCTCAAGCATTACAACTTTTCTTGGATGCAGTACAGGGACATATAGGCGATGCAATGGCGTTAATTCGCCGTCTGCAAACTTTGTGCCGCTCTGACGGATTAATTACTGAAGAAGAGGTGCAACAAGCTATCGAAGCATTACTCAAAGATTTATCGATTATTTTTGAATCTTTACTGATGCTTCTGCCAGCAAATCAGGTACACTTGCTGGAATGTTTAGCTTTAGATCCCACAGAAAAACCGCAAAGTAAAGAATATATACAAAAACATGGATTATCAAGAGGTGGTAGTCTTCAAGGTGCTTTAACTGGTTTACAGCACAAGGGTTTGATTTACAATGCAGAACAGGGTTATCGGCTGGCTTTACCGTTACTGGCTTTATGGTTGCAGCGACGGTTGAGATAA
- a CDS encoding HAD-IC family P-type ATPase, with product MVPAVSTIALEDKQLTVWHGLEISDAIARLQSDAEYGLSKATAQSLLNEVGANELAAKPGQPWWLKFLLQFNQPLLIILLCAGLVKAVTGSFVNAGVIWGVTTTNAIIGFIQESKAESAIAALAKAITTEATVIRDGQKIRIPSSELVPGDIVLLTSGDKVPADLRLIHVKNLQIDESALTGESVAVEKDTAILKPDTALAERKNMAYAGGFVTFGQGTGIVVATGNATETGRISQLMEQHTNLSTPLTRKFDKFSQNWLYMVLGLATLCFVVGLGSRNFQDALEAAVALTVSAIPEGLPAVVTVTLAIGVSRMARRNAIIRKLPAVETLGSATVICSDKTGTLTENQMTVQAIYAGGHQYTVTGVGYAPDGEILNDNQPVNLNRDKGLQECLIAGLLCNDSHIEYKNDRWVVMGDPTEGALIAAANKAGFHQSTLAQQMPKLDGIPFESDFQYMATLHATSQGKTIYVKGSVEAILQRCTLMLNTNGQPRPLDCVETLKQTSIEREVNIMARQGLRVLALAKKPVSNEQNTLDHPDIADGLIFLGLQGMIDPPRESAIKAVQACQSAGIQVKMITGDHAITAGAIARRMGINKNGSVLAFTGAELAQMEPAELAQVAEEGVVFARVAPEQKLRLVEALQSKGEIVAMTGDGVNDAPALKQADIGIAMGGAGTEVAKEAADMLLTDDNFASIEAAVEEGRAVYKNLIKAICFILPVNGGESMTILISTLLARDLPILSLQVLWLNMLNSITMTVPLAFEPKAQNVMQQAPRHPNEPLLSASRLKRILAISLFNWIVIFGVFEYIRQTTGDLNLARTMAINSLIAGRIFYLLSISQLIPNLIAKMDGTIQENVDIPAIAFGILGAIILQIIFAHVPFINYVFETAPLSWQQWLFCLGVGSPMILWAAVVNRIDPPN from the coding sequence ATGGTTCCAGCTGTATCTACCATCGCACTAGAAGATAAGCAGCTGACTGTTTGGCATGGCTTGGAGATTTCGGATGCGATCGCGCGTTTGCAAAGTGATGCTGAGTATGGGTTGAGTAAGGCTACAGCACAAAGTTTATTGAATGAAGTGGGCGCAAATGAACTGGCGGCGAAGCCTGGTCAACCTTGGTGGTTAAAATTTTTACTGCAATTTAACCAACCGTTACTGATTATTTTGTTGTGTGCGGGTTTAGTGAAGGCGGTAACTGGTAGTTTTGTCAACGCTGGGGTGATTTGGGGTGTGACGACTACTAACGCTATCATTGGGTTTATCCAAGAGTCAAAAGCCGAGAGTGCGATCGCAGCTTTAGCCAAAGCCATTACTACGGAAGCTACAGTTATCCGTGATGGTCAAAAAATTCGTATACCATCCAGTGAGTTAGTACCTGGAGATATTGTCTTACTAACTTCCGGCGATAAAGTGCCAGCAGATTTACGGTTAATTCATGTCAAAAATCTCCAAATTGATGAATCTGCTTTAACAGGGGAATCAGTTGCAGTAGAAAAAGATACTGCAATTCTCAAGCCAGATACCGCCTTAGCTGAACGGAAAAACATGGCTTATGCGGGTGGTTTTGTGACCTTTGGGCAAGGTACGGGAATTGTTGTGGCTACAGGGAATGCTACGGAAACCGGGCGTATTTCCCAACTAATGGAGCAGCATACCAATCTTTCTACGCCTTTAACCAGAAAATTTGACAAATTCAGCCAAAATTGGTTGTATATGGTGCTAGGGCTGGCTACCCTCTGCTTTGTGGTGGGATTAGGTTCTCGCAACTTTCAAGATGCATTAGAAGCGGCGGTAGCGTTAACAGTCAGCGCCATTCCCGAAGGCTTACCAGCAGTGGTCACAGTTACACTTGCCATTGGTGTTTCCCGCATGGCGCGACGCAATGCAATTATCCGCAAATTACCTGCTGTGGAAACATTAGGTAGTGCAACTGTCATTTGTTCCGATAAAACCGGGACTTTAACAGAAAACCAAATGACAGTACAAGCCATCTATGCAGGAGGACATCAATATACTGTCACTGGTGTAGGTTACGCACCCGATGGGGAAATTCTCAACGACAATCAACCAGTAAATTTGAACCGCGATAAGGGTTTGCAAGAATGCTTAATCGCCGGCTTATTGTGCAACGATTCCCACATTGAATACAAAAATGATCGGTGGGTAGTGATGGGAGATCCCACCGAAGGCGCATTAATTGCAGCTGCAAATAAAGCTGGTTTTCATCAATCTACCTTAGCCCAGCAAATGCCTAAGCTGGATGGCATACCCTTTGAATCAGACTTTCAATACATGGCGACTTTGCACGCCACATCACAGGGAAAAACTATATATGTCAAGGGTTCAGTGGAAGCGATTCTGCAACGCTGCACCTTGATGTTAAATACCAATGGACAACCCCGTCCTCTTGATTGTGTAGAAACATTAAAACAAACTTCCATCGAACGGGAAGTGAATATTATGGCACGTCAAGGCTTGCGGGTGTTGGCGTTAGCGAAAAAGCCCGTTAGCAATGAGCAAAATACCCTAGATCATCCAGATATTGCCGATGGCTTGATATTTTTAGGCTTACAGGGAATGATCGATCCACCCCGTGAGAGTGCAATTAAAGCCGTGCAAGCCTGTCAATCAGCCGGAATTCAAGTGAAGATGATTACCGGAGATCATGCTATCACAGCTGGGGCGATCGCTCGTCGCATGGGAATTAACAAAAATGGCTCGGTTCTCGCCTTCACAGGTGCAGAACTCGCCCAGATGGAACCAGCAGAACTCGCCCAAGTAGCTGAAGAAGGAGTAGTCTTTGCCCGTGTCGCCCCCGAACAAAAGCTGCGTTTAGTCGAAGCCTTGCAATCCAAAGGCGAAATCGTCGCCATGACAGGAGATGGTGTCAACGATGCACCCGCTTTAAAACAAGCAGATATCGGGATTGCGATGGGTGGCGCAGGTACGGAAGTTGCGAAGGAAGCCGCAGATATGCTGCTTACCGACGATAACTTTGCTTCCATAGAAGCTGCTGTAGAAGAAGGGCGTGCAGTTTATAAAAACCTGATCAAGGCGATTTGCTTTATTTTGCCTGTCAACGGTGGGGAATCAATGACAATTTTGATTAGTACATTATTAGCTAGAGATTTACCGATTTTATCCTTACAAGTTCTCTGGCTAAATATGCTCAACTCCATCACCATGACAGTACCCTTAGCCTTTGAACCCAAAGCGCAAAACGTCATGCAACAAGCACCGCGCCATCCCAACGAACCATTATTATCAGCTAGTCGCTTAAAGCGAATTTTGGCAATTTCTTTATTTAACTGGATTGTGATATTTGGCGTATTTGAATATATCCGCCAAACCACAGGCGATTTAAATTTAGCGCGCACAATGGCGATTAACTCTTTGATTGCGGGGCGGATATTTTACTTGTTGAGCATTAGCCAATTAATCCCTAATTTAATTGCCAAAATGGACGGCACAATTCAAGAGAATGTTGATATTCCTGCCATTGCCTTCGGGATTTTAGGGGCGATTATTTTGCAGATTATCTTTGCCCATGTGCCATTCATTAATTATGTATTTGAAACAGCGCCCTTAAGTTGGCAGCAGTGGTTATTCTGTTTGGGTGTCGGTTCACCGATGATTCTTTGGGCAGCCGTTGTCAATCGTATCGATCCGCCCAATTAA
- a CDS encoding DUF4276 family protein — translation MTEQGYDRDAVCCIAKKIVEYYECDLKIEYATKQGYNDAARKPNGLKKAVDIYLKKDDLIIFLIDADGIQSQAQRRKESNSLFNKIQEVVNSSGGKVKLILIMQEVEAWLLVDCLGICCYFTKNPENRSN, via the coding sequence GTGACAGAACAGGGCTATGATAGAGATGCAGTCTGCTGTATTGCTAAAAAAATAGTCGAATATTATGAATGTGATTTAAAAATTGAATATGCAACTAAGCAAGGCTACAATGATGCAGCACGTAAGCCCAATGGCTTGAAGAAAGCAGTTGATATTTATCTTAAAAAAGATGATTTAATAATTTTCCTGATTGATGCTGATGGTATACAATCTCAAGCTCAAAGACGGAAGGAAAGCAATTCTCTATTTAATAAAATTCAAGAAGTAGTTAATTCATCTGGAGGTAAAGTAAAATTAATTCTCATAATGCAAGAGGTTGAAGCTTGGCTTTTAGTTGATTGTTTGGGTATATGCTGCTACTTTACCAAAAACCCTGAGAATAGATCTAACTAA
- a CDS encoding AAA family ATPase, translating to MKLLVKLATFQENKLRMGTIMNFKLKSAKISNFKSLGDVELKFRDLTILVGANSSGKSNSLEALDFLKILILNQSTPPINFMDKILRLDAEQISYEIVVEDDDNNNAKYNIAIKVEQNHALINREQLIVNGIEVIDITNGEGTVNDENGDNSQKYISDSDGDGLALRTAGNYGNKPLTKKFASYIKDWRFYDIDPDSVRSYSDVIVQLGKNISKPRQVKNIAPSLNPSASKAQEILEYWAINEKDKFYEISQELQDCLKISLNVVEEREPIITVLEEDGKEIPLSNMSDGTLRVIAYFILLYQSDIPTLIGIEEPERNFHPGILKDVASIIKRVSKRTQVIFTTHSSQLLDCFSPEEISSEISVILLSKKGQLGTKACLLDKLVESRDDLLDWMTDFGLGSAIYHSHLIEEILAA from the coding sequence GTGAAGCTATTAGTTAAATTAGCTACATTTCAAGAAAATAAATTAAGAATGGGTACAATTATGAATTTTAAACTTAAATCTGCAAAAATAAGTAATTTTAAAAGCTTAGGAGATGTTGAACTAAAATTTAGGGATTTAACCATTCTAGTAGGAGCTAATTCCAGTGGAAAATCGAATTCCTTAGAAGCATTAGATTTTCTAAAAATCCTTATACTAAACCAATCAACACCGCCTATAAATTTTATGGATAAAATTTTAAGATTAGATGCTGAACAGATTAGTTATGAAATTGTAGTAGAAGATGATGACAATAATAATGCTAAATACAACATAGCTATAAAAGTCGAGCAAAATCACGCTTTAATTAATCGAGAACAGCTTATAGTTAATGGAATAGAGGTTATAGATATTACTAATGGAGAAGGGACAGTAAATGATGAAAATGGTGACAACAGTCAAAAATATATATCAGATTCTGATGGTGATGGTTTAGCTTTAAGAACTGCGGGTAATTATGGTAATAAACCACTCACGAAAAAATTTGCAAGCTATATCAAAGATTGGAGATTTTATGATATAGATCCTGATAGTGTAAGATCATACTCTGATGTAATTGTACAACTAGGTAAAAATATTTCTAAACCTCGGCAAGTTAAGAATATTGCCCCCAGCCTTAATCCCAGCGCAAGTAAAGCTCAGGAAATTCTTGAATATTGGGCTATAAATGAAAAAGATAAGTTTTATGAAATTAGCCAAGAACTTCAAGACTGCCTAAAAATCAGTCTAAATGTAGTTGAAGAAAGAGAACCTATAATTACAGTTCTCGAAGAAGATGGAAAGGAAATACCTTTATCAAATATGTCTGATGGCACTTTAAGAGTCATAGCATATTTTATATTACTATACCAGTCTGATATTCCTACACTTATTGGAATTGAAGAACCAGAAAGAAATTTTCATCCTGGTATTTTAAAAGATGTTGCTTCCATTATCAAAAGGGTATCTAAGAGAACACAAGTAATTTTTACAACTCATAGCTCTCAGCTACTTGATTGCTTTTCACCTGAAGAAATATCTTCTGAAATATCAGTGATACTTTTAAGCAAAAAAGGGCAATTAGGAACTAAGGCTTGTTTACTAGATAAATTAGTTGAAAGTCGGGATGATCTTTTAGATTGGATGACTGATTTTGGACTAGGTAGTGCAATTTATCATAGTCATTTAATTGAAGAAATTTTAGCTGCTTAA
- the ychF gene encoding redox-regulated ATPase YchF — protein sequence MLRAGIVGLPNVGKSTLFNAVVANAKAEAANFPFCTIEPNVGVVAVPDERLNVLSNISGSVQIIPARIEFVDIAGLVKGASQGEGLGNQFLSHIREVDAIVHVVRCFENDDIIHVAGSVDPARDIEIINLELGLSDLAQIERRIDRTRKQARTSKDAQFEITVLEKLAAALNEGKSVRQVSLTEEEAEIIKGLGLLTNKPIIYAANVSEDDLATGNDFVEKVRQIAAPENAQVVIVSAQVEAELVELPEEDKADFLASLGVEEGGLKSLIRATYTLLGLRTYFTSGPKETRAWTIHAGMSAPQAAGVIHSDFERGFIRAETVAYDDLVTTGSMNGAKEKGLVRSEGKEYIVKEGDVMLFRFNV from the coding sequence ATGCTACGAGCCGGAATTGTCGGACTACCCAACGTCGGAAAATCTACTTTATTTAATGCTGTAGTTGCTAACGCCAAAGCCGAAGCCGCTAACTTCCCCTTTTGCACCATTGAACCCAATGTCGGCGTTGTCGCAGTACCGGATGAGCGCTTAAATGTTCTCTCTAACATATCCGGTTCAGTACAAATTATCCCAGCGCGTATTGAGTTTGTGGATATTGCCGGTTTGGTAAAAGGTGCAAGCCAGGGTGAGGGACTAGGAAATCAATTTCTCTCCCACATTCGGGAAGTAGATGCAATTGTTCATGTGGTGCGTTGTTTTGAAAATGATGATATTATTCACGTCGCTGGTTCAGTTGACCCAGCACGGGATATTGAAATCATTAATTTAGAGCTTGGTTTATCAGATTTAGCACAAATTGAGCGCCGCATTGACCGCACCCGCAAGCAAGCACGCACTAGCAAAGATGCACAATTTGAAATCACAGTTCTAGAAAAATTAGCTGCAGCTTTAAATGAAGGTAAATCAGTCAGACAAGTCAGTTTAACTGAAGAAGAAGCTGAAATTATTAAAGGGCTAGGACTGCTGACGAATAAACCAATTATTTACGCCGCCAATGTCTCTGAAGATGACTTAGCAACAGGCAATGATTTTGTGGAGAAAGTGCGGCAAATAGCAGCGCCAGAAAATGCCCAAGTCGTCATAGTTTCTGCTCAAGTAGAAGCCGAACTAGTAGAATTACCAGAAGAAGATAAAGCTGATTTCCTAGCATCTTTAGGAGTAGAAGAAGGCGGTTTAAAATCTTTAATTCGTGCTACTTACACTCTGTTAGGCTTGCGGACATATTTCACCAGCGGCCCTAAAGAAACTCGTGCTTGGACAATTCACGCCGGAATGTCTGCACCCCAAGCAGCAGGTGTCATTCACTCCGATTTTGAACGAGGATTTATTCGCGCTGAAACCGTTGCTTATGATGATTTAGTAACAACTGGTTCGATGAATGGTGCGAAAGAGAAAGGTTTAGTGAGAAGTGAAGGTAAAGAATATATCGTTAAAGAAGGCGATGTGATGTTGTTCCGATTTAATGTTTAG
- the nifH gene encoding nitrogenase iron protein: MSIDSKIRQIAFYGKGGIGKSTTSQNTLAAMAEMGQRILIVGCDPKADSTRLMLHSKAQTTVLHLAAERGAVEDLELEEVMLTGFRGVKCVESGGPEPGVGCAGRGIITAINFLEENGAYQDVDFVSYDVLGDVVCGGFAMPIRENKAQEIYIVTSGEMMAMYAANNIARGILKYAHSGGVRLGGLICNSRKTDREHELIETLAKRLNTQMIHFVPRDNIVQHAELRRMTVNEYAPDSNQSNEYRALATKIINNQNLQIPTPIEMEELEELLIEFGILESEENAAKLIGKPAESTAK; the protein is encoded by the coding sequence ATGTCTATCGATAGCAAAATCAGACAAATAGCTTTCTACGGTAAAGGCGGTATTGGTAAGTCTACTACCTCTCAAAACACTCTGGCTGCTATGGCAGAAATGGGCCAACGCATCCTGATTGTAGGTTGCGACCCTAAAGCAGACTCAACTCGTTTGATGTTGCACTCTAAAGCTCAAACCACCGTTCTTCACTTGGCTGCTGAACGTGGTGCTGTAGAAGACCTCGAACTTGAAGAAGTCATGCTGACTGGCTTCCGCGGTGTAAAATGCGTAGAGTCAGGCGGCCCAGAACCCGGTGTGGGTTGTGCTGGTCGTGGTATCATCACCGCTATTAACTTCTTGGAAGAAAACGGTGCTTACCAAGATGTAGACTTTGTATCTTACGACGTATTAGGCGACGTTGTTTGCGGTGGTTTTGCTATGCCTATCCGTGAAAACAAAGCACAAGAAATCTACATCGTTACCTCTGGTGAAATGATGGCGATGTATGCGGCTAACAACATCGCTCGTGGTATTTTGAAATATGCTCACTCCGGTGGTGTGCGTTTGGGTGGTTTGATTTGTAACAGCCGTAAAACTGACCGGGAACACGAACTCATCGAAACCTTGGCAAAACGGTTGAACACCCAAATGATTCACTTCGTACCTCGCGACAATATTGTTCAACACGCAGAATTGCGTCGGATGACTGTTAACGAATATGCACCAGATAGCAACCAATCTAACGAATACCGCGCATTAGCTACGAAGATCATCAACAACCAGAATCTGCAAATTCCTACACCAATTGAAATGGAAGAACTAGAAGAATTGTTGATTGAATTCGGTATTCTCGAAAGCGAAGAAAATGCTGCAAAATTAATTGGCAAACCAGCTGAAAGCACTGCAAAGTAA
- the trxA gene encoding thioredoxin: MSTNTDLVSYIQESEFETLLNEEKILVVDFTATWCGPCRIIAPLMDQIAQEYQGSVKVVKVDVDSNKPLFKKFGLRGIPAVLIFKDGELVETIVGVSPYEKFTSAISELI; encoded by the coding sequence ATGTCCACAAATACAGATTTAGTCTCTTATATCCAAGAAAGTGAATTTGAAACGCTTTTAAATGAAGAAAAAATTCTTGTAGTTGACTTTACTGCTACTTGGTGTGGCCCTTGTCGTATTATTGCCCCATTAATGGATCAAATTGCCCAAGAGTATCAAGGTAGCGTTAAAGTTGTTAAAGTAGACGTGGATAGTAACAAACCATTGTTCAAAAAATTTGGTCTTCGCGGTATTCCAGCAGTTTTAATTTTCAAAGATGGTGAGTTAGTAGAAACTATTGTTGGAGTTTCTCCTTATGAGAAATTCACCAGTGCTATCTCTGAGCTTATTTAG
- a CDS encoding RNA-binding protein: MSVYVGNLSYEVTEASLNAVFAEYGSVKRVQLPTDRETGRVRGFGFVEMGTDAEENAAIEALDGAEWMGRDLKVNKAKPREDRGSSFGGGGNRGNYGGRNRY; this comes from the coding sequence ATGTCAGTTTATGTAGGCAATCTTTCTTACGAAGTTACCGAAGCTAGCCTGAATGCAGTTTTTGCAGAATATGGTTCTGTCAAACGGGTTCAGCTACCTACAGATCGTGAAACAGGCCGTGTGCGCGGCTTTGGTTTTGTCGAAATGGGTACAGATGCAGAAGAAAATGCTGCTATTGAGGCTCTTGATGGTGCTGAGTGGATGGGAAGAGACTTAAAAGTCAATAAAGCTAAGCCCAGAGAAGATAGAGGAAGCTCATTTGGTGGTGGTGGTAACCGTGGTAATTACGGCGGACGCAACCGTTATTAA
- a CDS encoding RNA-binding protein, translated as MSVYIGNLSHEIEDEDIRQVFLMYGSVKRILVSTKQKSGEKRGFAIVQMDEDTEEVAAINGLQGTEWMGYSLKVNRAKTIADVA; from the coding sequence ATGTCAGTTTATATTGGCAATCTATCCCATGAAATTGAAGATGAGGATATTAGACAAGTCTTTTTAATGTATGGGTCTGTAAAAAGAATACTAGTATCTACCAAGCAAAAATCAGGCGAGAAGCGAGGTTTTGCTATTGTCCAGATGGACGAAGACACCGAAGAAGTAGCAGCGATTAATGGATTACAAGGTACTGAATGGATGGGTTATAGCCTGAAAGTAAATAGAGCTAAAACCATCGCAGATGTAGCTTAA